The genomic interval ACGGTGATCGATTTCTACCGGCGATGGGTGCGTGCGGAGGCGAGTGATGCGCATTTTCTGCGCGTGTCCCGTTTTGCGACGGCCGCGTGGGGGCTCTTTGCGTGCGTGGTGGCAACATATGCCGTCTCGCTCGGTTCGCTGATCGAAGTCGTGAACCGCTTCGGTTCCTTCTTCTACGGCTCGATCCTCGGGGTCTTTGTTCTCGCGATGATCAAGCGCGCGACGGCGACCGGCGCCTTTGTGGGACTGCTCGCGGGAATGTCAGCGGTGGCCGCGGTAAGCTTTGGCGCGCCAACGGTGAGCTTTCTTTGGCACAACGTGGTGGGCGCACTCACCGTCGTCTTGGTGGGTGTGGTGCTCGGGCGGCGTCCGTCGAACGCGGCCATCACCTCCGAAGCGATCTGATCGCTCCGTAAATCACGCGGAGTCCGCGACGGCCTCAGCCGACGGACTCCGCACCCCAGACTCAGGCCGCGTTCGCCTTGGCCGTCTCGGCGTACTTCTCCATGTCGAGCCCGAGCAGAATCGTGGCGAGCACAATGCCGCCGGCGGTGAAGTACGGCACGCCGTGGCCGAGATGATCAAACGCCCATCCCGCGTAAATGGGGCCGAGCACCCGCGCGAGCCCACCGAAGGTCTGCTGCACGCCCATGTACAGTCCGCGCTCATGCTGTGGCACGATGCGCGACAGCAGACCAGTGACGCAGGGGAAGGTGAACGCCGTTCCCAGTGGCACGAGCGCCACGCTCAGCGCAAAGCCGGGGATTGTGGAGTGCAGCGGCATCGTGCCGAGCCCGATGGCGAGCAAGACCATGCCAAAGCGAGAGAGTCGAGCTTCGCCGAGCCAGTCCACCATTTTGCCAAGGACGAGCGCGCGGGTGACGACGGAGATCACACCCACATACGTGTAGAAGTAGCCGATGGTGTGCTCGGTGACGCCGAACTTGCCCGAGAGAAAGAGTGCGAGCACGGTGTTCATGCCTTGGAACGCGCCCATCGTGATGGCATAAATCCAGATGAGGCGTGACGCCGGTTCACCGGCGTGACTCACCACGCGCGCCACAGCCTCACGGCCTTTGCGCACAACTTTCCCGGCGGCTTTCGCTGCGCCCGCGTCGTGTGATTCGCTCAGGTAGAACCAAGCGAACACCATGTTCACGAGCGAAAGCGCCGCGGCCGCCAGCCCTGGGCCGGACGAACCGAAGCTCATCATCACCGACCCAATCACGGGGCCGATTGCTACGCCTGCATTGGTGGCAGCGGAGAGCCAACCGAGTGCTTTGGCACGGTCTTCGGGCTTGGTGGCGTCGGCCACGTAGGCCTGAATCACGCCAACCGTACCACCGCCAGCGCCCTGCACGATGCGGCAGAGAAAGAGCAGCTCGAGTGAGTTGGCAAAGGCGAAAATCGAATACGCGATCACCGAGGCGCCGAGTCCAATCATCATCGCGGGGCGGCGTCCGTATTTGTCCGAGACGCGCCCCCAGGCCGGCGCGCTCGCGAGCTGCGCCAGCGCGAACATCATGACGAGCAGTGACACCACCGTTCCGGAACCACCCATGCCCATAGAATCGAGGGCGGTCCACAGCGGTCCATGACCGAGGAAACGTTTGGCGTAGAACGGCAGGAGAGGCATGACCATCAGCACTCCCAGCATGTCCACGAACCCCGTTACCATTAGCACGACAAGTTTGCCCAAAGCGACGCTCCGCCCGTAGGGCGATAGTGGCGACACGGAATCTCAACGATTGGCCGAAAAGCGGACTATATACTTCACGAACCGCCGTTTCCGAGCCCCGTCCAATCTACAGCTTTTCGGTCGTGGAAGACGGGCCTTCACGCCTCCCCACACAGTTGGTGACTATGACTTCACATACGCCCGCGGTTGGCGACTGGTTCCCCGCCGCTCCGGCGCGGTTGGCTATCGCGCTCCTCGCCACCTTTGCCCTGGCCTGTGCTCGCGGCACGCCGCCGGCCTCCGTGGGTCCTGATATCGGAAAGCGCGTGGTCGCCGAGCATGGTGTGGTCGCGGCGGGCAACGCGTATGCCAGCGACGCGGGACTCGAAATGTTGCGACAGGGCGGCAGCGCCGTCGATGCCGCGGTCGCGACGGCTTTTGCGCTCGGCGTGACGGAGCCGATGATGAGCGGACTCGGTGCCGGTGGCGGTCTCTTGTATTGGGACGCCAAGACGCGCCACGCCGAATATCTGAATTTTTATAGTGCGGCGGGGAGTCTTCCGGATTCGGGGCTACGCGCTTCGACGGCTGCGAACGCGACGTACACGCCCCGCGGGGTCGGAATTCCAGGCGCGGTGCGTGGACTGCTCTCTGCCCATGCGAAGTACGGCAAGTTGCCGCGCGCCACGGTGCTTGGGCCTGCGATTCGCCTCGCGGCAGAGGGGTTCACGGTGAATGCGTTGCTGGCACGTGAGATTGCGTCGAGCACAGAAAAGCTCGCGACCTCGCCTGGGGCGAGTCGCCTGTTCATGCCTGATGCCAAACCGCTGCGCGCCGGTGATCACCTAGTGCAAGCCGAACTCGCCGCCACGTTGCGTCGCATTGCAGGCGAAGGGGCCGATGTGTTTTACGCCGGCGAGATTGGTGGCCACATTGTGGAAACACTACGCGCGGCCGGCTCGACCATCACGCGCGCCGACTTTGCGGCCTATCAGCCGCGGTGGACGCGTCCCGTGTGCACGACGTATCACGGCCGCGTGGTACTCTCGGCCGCGGCGCCACAGTCTGGCGTGCAGGTGGTGGAGGCGCTCAATCTTGTGGCCGATCACAACATGCCGGCGCTTGGGCTGCCGAGTCGTTCGCCCGACGCGTTCCGCGTGATGACCGGTGCATTGCGCGTGGCGGTCACCGACCGCGATGCGATTATCGGCGATCCCGACAAAGTCGGCGTGCCGATGTCCGGCATCACCAGCAAGGCGTACGCGGCATCGCGCGCGGCGCAGGTGGAAGCGCCCGTGAAGGGCCGTCTCGCGGCCGGCGATCCGTGGGCGTTCGATCGTGCCGCCACCGGTGAGTGCGCGGCGCTCGATGCGGCCGCGCCCGCGACCGTGCGCCCGCGTCCGTCAGCCCCTGGTGCGCCGGGCGATGGATCGATGGCGGAGACCACGCACATGTCGGTGGTGGATGCTGACGGCAACGCGGTGTCGATTACCAATACACTCGGCTTGGCCTTCGGCACGGGGACGTGGGTGGACGGCGTGTTCCTGAACAGCGCGTTGTTCAATTTTGCGCGCGATGGAGCGTCGCCCAATGCTTGGGGCCCTGGGCGTGTACCCGCCTCGACCATTGCGCCGACGATTGTGCTGCACAACGGCCTCGTCGAGATGGTGGTCGGTTGCCCCGGCTCGCCGGCGATTCCCCCGGCGATCGTGCAGACGATCGTGTATCGCTTGGACTATGGGCTCGATCCGCTGCAGTCACTGCGGATGCCGCGGATGATTCCCGGCGCGGGGCCGCAGTTGCGCATGGAAGATGGGTTTGCCGAAGTCGTATACGCCGAAGCGCGCCGGTTAGGCTACGAAGTGAGCGTGGCGCCCGCGGTGGACATGAATTTTGGCGGCGTGCATGTCATTGCGCGCATTGGAAACCGCTGGGTGGGCGCGGCTGACCCGCGGCGCGATGGCGAGGTGCGCGGCTGGTAATTAGGTTACCGCGCTGGGATTCTTCCCTGACTCATTTCGCGGTGAAACCCTGACAGAAATAGTACCGAATAACCATATCGTTCAGGCTTTGTTGCCACTGGTTCGGACCTGAATACAACACTCCGCTGGAAGGGGATTTTCTCATGACACGATTGAAGAGAGGGCGCGCATTCTGGCTAGCGATGTTGCTGGCGGTGTTCGCACCTTTCGCCTTGCGCGCTCAGGGCGGCGCAACGGTTGCCGGTTCGGTGACCGAGCGTGGTTCGAACACGCCGCTCGAAGGGGCGCAGGTGAGCATCCCAGGCACACGCCTTGGGGCTGCCAGCGATAAGTCGGGTGCATTCAGCATTCGTGGCGTTGGGGCTGGCGCGGTGAAAGTGCGCGCGCAACTCATCGGCTACGAGCCGCTGGAACAGACGGTGCAGGTGCCGGCGTCCGGCACGGTGCGCGTGTCGTTCGCGCTGAGTCGCGCGGCGGTCACGCTGTCGGGCGTGGTCGTCACGGCCACAGGCGAAGAGCGTCGTCGCTCGGTCGGTACGGCAATGGCCACCATCGACACGGCGCAGATCGCACGGTCCGCGGCCACCAACCCGCAGGACTTGCTCGCCGGCTCGACGCCTGGCGTCACGGTGCTGGCCAACGGCGGTCAGCCCGGTTCGGGCGGCACGATTCGCCTGCGCGGCGTCAACAGCGTGAGCCAAGGGAATAGCCCACTCATTTATATCGACGGTGTGCGCGTCTTCAACGGCCGCACGCCGACGAACGTCGGTGGCCGTCAGTTCATCTCGCCGCTCAATGACATTGCGGCTGAAGACATTGACCACATTGAAATCGTCAAGGGCCCCGCAGCTACCACGCTGTACGGCACCGAGGCGTCGGGTGGTGTGCTGCAGATCTTTACCAAGCAGGGGCGCGAAGGCGCCGCAGCGTGGAACGTCAGCATGACGAGTGGGTTCACCAATATGGGCCACGTCGGACCGTCGTCGGATCCGAACGGTCAGTTCTTCAATAACTGCAGTGGCACACTGACGATCGGAGATGGCACCAAGTTCCAGGATGCTACCTGCCCCTCGAGCGGGAGCTGGTTGCACAACGGCCCGATTGCGCGCCTCAACATTGGCGTGCGCGGCGGCAGTGCGGGCGGCGTGACGTATCAGGTGTCGGCCAACGCTGATAATGAAGAAGGCGTGCTCCCCACCGGCGGCGCCTTCAATCGCGGCCTCCGCGCCAACCTCGGCTTCAAGCCGGCGAAGGGGCTCACGGTCAACATCAATCAGTCGATCACGAACAGCCGCACCATCGGTTTCGCGGACGGCAACAGCGCCAACGGCGCGATGCTCAATATCTCCCGCGGCGCCGGCTCCAACTATAAGGGTATTGGTTGTGCCGATGCGACCGTCGTGTGCATCAACAACGACAGCCTCTTCACGAACCAGATCAACAACACCACCAATCACTTCATCACCGGTGTCACGCTCACGTATCAGCCGGTTGAGGCGCTCACGAACCGCCTCGCGGTTGGATTCGATTACAACAACGCGGACATCCGCTATGTGGTGCCGTTCGGCAACTATCGTGTGCCGCTCGGCTCGATGTTCGAGACGCTCTGGCAGCGTCAGTTCCTCTCTGCCGACTTTGCGTCGACCTATCGCCGCCAGGTGGCGAGCAACTGGAGCACCAGTACATCGGTGGGTGGCCAGGTGTTCGAGAGCAAGTTGTACTCGACCGATCTCCAGTCCGACAACTTTGCGGGTCCCGGCGATCCGACGCTCGTATCGGGCGCGCTCCGCTTGATCAACAGCGTGGATCAGCAGCGCGTGATCAACGCCGGTTTCTTTGCACAGGAAATGATCGGCTGGCGCGACATTCTGTTCGTGACGGTCGGCGTGCGTATGGACGGCAACAGCGCGTTCGGCAAGAGCTTC from Gemmatimonadota bacterium carries:
- a CDS encoding MFS transporter, with protein sequence MVTGFVDMLGVLMVMPLLPFYAKRFLGHGPLWTALDSMGMGGSGTVVSLLVMMFALAQLASAPAWGRVSDKYGRRPAMMIGLGASVIAYSIFAFANSLELLFLCRIVQGAGGGTVGVIQAYVADATKPEDRAKALGWLSAATNAGVAIGPVIGSVMMSFGSSGPGLAAAALSLVNMVFAWFYLSESHDAGAAKAAGKVVRKGREAVARVVSHAGEPASRLIWIYAITMGAFQGMNTVLALFLSGKFGVTEHTIGYFYTYVGVISVVTRALVLGKMVDWLGEARLSRFGMVLLAIGLGTMPLHSTIPGFALSVALVPLGTAFTFPCVTGLLSRIVPQHERGLYMGVQQTFGGLARVLGPIYAGWAFDHLGHGVPYFTAGGIVLATILLGLDMEKYAETAKANAA
- the ggt gene encoding gamma-glutamyltransferase; its protein translation is MTSHTPAVGDWFPAAPARLAIALLATFALACARGTPPASVGPDIGKRVVAEHGVVAAGNAYASDAGLEMLRQGGSAVDAAVATAFALGVTEPMMSGLGAGGGLLYWDAKTRHAEYLNFYSAAGSLPDSGLRASTAANATYTPRGVGIPGAVRGLLSAHAKYGKLPRATVLGPAIRLAAEGFTVNALLAREIASSTEKLATSPGASRLFMPDAKPLRAGDHLVQAELAATLRRIAGEGADVFYAGEIGGHIVETLRAAGSTITRADFAAYQPRWTRPVCTTYHGRVVLSAAAPQSGVQVVEALNLVADHNMPALGLPSRSPDAFRVMTGALRVAVTDRDAIIGDPDKVGVPMSGITSKAYAASRAAQVEAPVKGRLAAGDPWAFDRAATGECAALDAAAPATVRPRPSAPGAPGDGSMAETTHMSVVDADGNAVSITNTLGLAFGTGTWVDGVFLNSALFNFARDGASPNAWGPGRVPASTIAPTIVLHNGLVEMVVGCPGSPAIPPAIVQTIVYRLDYGLDPLQSLRMPRMIPGAGPQLRMEDGFAEVVYAEARRLGYEVSVAPAVDMNFGGVHVIARIGNRWVGAADPRRDGEVRGW
- a CDS encoding TonB-dependent receptor; protein product: MTRLKRGRAFWLAMLLAVFAPFALRAQGGATVAGSVTERGSNTPLEGAQVSIPGTRLGAASDKSGAFSIRGVGAGAVKVRAQLIGYEPLEQTVQVPASGTVRVSFALSRAAVTLSGVVVTATGEERRRSVGTAMATIDTAQIARSAATNPQDLLAGSTPGVTVLANGGQPGSGGTIRLRGVNSVSQGNSPLIYIDGVRVFNGRTPTNVGGRQFISPLNDIAAEDIDHIEIVKGPAATTLYGTEASGGVLQIFTKQGREGAAAWNVSMTSGFTNMGHVGPSSDPNGQFFNNCSGTLTIGDGTKFQDATCPSSGSWLHNGPIARLNIGVRGGSAGGVTYQVSANADNEEGVLPTGGAFNRGLRANLGFKPAKGLTVNINQSITNSRTIGFADGNSANGAMLNISRGAGSNYKGIGCADATVVCINNDSLFTNQINNTTNHFITGVTLTYQPVEALTNRLAVGFDYNNADIRYVVPFGNYRVPLGSMFETLWQRQFLSADFASTYRRQVASNWSTSTSVGGQVFESKLYSTDLQSDNFAGPGDPTLVSGALRLINSVDQQRVINAGFFAQEMIGWRDILFVTVGVRMDGNSAFGKSFGLQTYPKISASYVISDEAFWPRRWIETMKIRGAVGDAGKAPGAFDAVRTWTPVAAENGKPAFSTNQIGNPALGPERTREIELGFDASALDGRISLQYSHFDDHTYKALIPVQQSPSLGFSGSQLINVGELMNSGHEVMLTAEVFRHKLVDVTARVGLMNLHSEAGNVGGQTLTIFALGRTYVQQGLPVPSYYGLKVMNPNDFANPIIQANQYLGSAYPTRIWTPGLSVKVLDRITLDMQGEWQIGGHNLNAVGYQNANLVAWQPCYAAQAKMRQAAAGDSSGLSSVTALERARCTINTKIARDYSFWVEANDFFKLRSVSVTVDLPSKYLLGAKSGSLAFAGRNLWTSTKYTGNDPETSDQRDDTFARRDYYVFPTSRSFTMTLRLGF